Proteins from one Flavobacterium sp. N2038 genomic window:
- a CDS encoding GxxExxY protein produces the protein MTENEISTIIIGLAIEIHRKLGPGLLESVYKECLYYKIKQRGLLVEKEKTMPLVFEEIKLDCGYRIDLLVENKFVIEIKAVESLTINHLAQTLTYLKLGKYRLALLINFNETLLKNGIRRVINDF, from the coding sequence ATAACTGAAAATGAAATTTCAACAATTATTATTGGCCTTGCAATTGAGATACATAGAAAACTTGGACCGGGATTATTAGAAAGTGTTTATAAAGAATGTTTGTACTATAAAATAAAGCAGCGTGGACTTCTTGTGGAAAAAGAAAAAACGATGCCCTTAGTTTTTGAAGAAATAAAATTAGATTGCGGATATCGCATTGATTTACTCGTTGAAAACAAATTCGTAATTGAAATAAAAGCGGTTGAATCTTTGACAATAAATCATTTAGCACAAACTTTAACCTATCTCAAATTGGGAAAATATAGACTAGCTCTACTTATAAACTTCAACGAAACATTATTAAAAAATGGTATTAGAAGAGTAATAAACGATTTCTAA
- a CDS encoding helix-turn-helix domain-containing protein, whose amino-acid sequence MQNVSEAAAYTLQFINQTQKSIFLTGKAGTGKTTLLREIIATTHKNTVVVAPTGIAALNAGGVTIHSMFQLPFSAFIPSYQESSQFTETVKFENKESLRRHFKMNNVKRNVIRNMELLIIDEVSMLRADLLDAIDFMMQTVRRNTLAFGGVQVLFIGDLLQLPPVIRDEEWRTLRNYYKGKFFFHSHVMQQNPPLYIELSKIYRQSDDVFISVLNNLRNNQITKEDVQVLNQYVKPDFDLKLNPGFITLTTHNAKADAINEQAINDLSGNEYAFQPFVVGDFPEKIFPVEENLKLKVGAQVMFVKNDLSFEKRYFNGKMGVIKSLSPEEIFVHFPEENKTIEVEKYEWKNIRYKVNEQTKEIEEEVLGTFAHYPLKLAWAITVHKSQGLTFEKAALDVSQVFLPGQAYVALSRLTSLNGLILLSPIQMNGLSNDQDVMDYALNKATEEVLKNSLHFETKNFIHNYLVNSFNWTDLAQEWRNHRFSYNENAATSEKAKHAIWAHKRLETIDGLVDPSQKFIQQLNKIFSKEAVDLYFVQERVEAAYDYFFKPMDKLVSDLLSKMAEIQKFKKVKEFYEELAFLDDLQTKAVLRLMKAKLLIEIVVSRETICKEKLTSPAIKNYKSDKVSKIREEHKMTNTDIFQVDEPVIRYSAKKVDKTAQKGPKKTTVEETHDLWLEKNSVEDIARIRKLTVQTVEMHLIKLIQARKVDITEVLSDDKILALRDAFEFYQEESLNGLKEKHGEEFTWDELKMFKASIN is encoded by the coding sequence ATGCAAAACGTTTCAGAAGCTGCAGCTTACACTTTACAATTCATAAATCAGACGCAAAAATCGATATTTCTTACAGGTAAAGCCGGTACAGGAAAGACTACTTTGTTGCGCGAAATAATCGCTACAACACATAAAAATACGGTTGTAGTGGCTCCAACAGGTATTGCAGCGTTAAATGCAGGAGGAGTTACCATTCATTCCATGTTTCAATTGCCATTTTCGGCATTTATTCCGTCTTATCAGGAGAGTTCTCAGTTTACAGAAACAGTAAAATTTGAGAATAAAGAATCATTGCGCAGACATTTTAAAATGAACAATGTAAAGCGTAATGTGATTCGAAATATGGAATTGCTGATTATCGATGAAGTAAGTATGCTTCGTGCTGATTTACTGGATGCTATAGATTTTATGATGCAGACTGTACGTAGAAATACACTGGCTTTTGGTGGTGTTCAGGTACTTTTCATTGGAGATTTACTACAATTGCCACCAGTAATTCGTGACGAAGAATGGAGAACTTTGCGTAATTATTACAAAGGAAAATTCTTTTTCCATTCGCATGTAATGCAGCAAAATCCGCCTTTGTATATTGAATTATCTAAAATTTATCGCCAAAGCGATGATGTTTTTATATCCGTTTTAAACAATCTTCGAAATAATCAGATTACCAAAGAAGATGTTCAGGTTTTGAATCAATATGTAAAACCTGATTTTGATTTAAAACTGAATCCCGGATTTATAACGCTGACAACACATAATGCAAAAGCAGATGCAATCAACGAGCAGGCAATCAATGATTTATCAGGAAATGAATATGCTTTTCAACCGTTTGTTGTAGGTGATTTTCCGGAGAAAATTTTTCCTGTTGAAGAGAATTTAAAACTCAAAGTGGGAGCACAGGTAATGTTTGTAAAGAATGATCTGTCTTTTGAAAAGCGTTACTTTAACGGAAAGATGGGTGTTATAAAATCACTTTCTCCCGAAGAAATTTTTGTTCACTTTCCAGAAGAGAATAAAACGATCGAAGTAGAAAAATACGAATGGAAAAATATTCGCTACAAGGTAAATGAGCAGACAAAAGAGATTGAAGAAGAAGTTTTAGGGACATTTGCACATTATCCGCTTAAGTTAGCCTGGGCAATAACGGTGCATAAAAGCCAAGGTTTAACTTTTGAGAAAGCTGCGCTCGATGTATCGCAAGTTTTTCTTCCCGGACAGGCGTATGTAGCACTTTCGCGTTTAACGTCTTTAAATGGGCTTATTTTGCTTTCTCCGATACAAATGAACGGACTGTCGAACGATCAGGATGTAATGGACTATGCTCTGAATAAAGCTACAGAAGAGGTTTTGAAAAACTCGCTGCATTTTGAAACCAAGAATTTTATTCATAACTATTTGGTTAACAGTTTTAACTGGACAGATCTTGCACAAGAGTGGCGCAATCACCGTTTTAGTTATAATGAAAATGCTGCCACATCAGAGAAAGCAAAACACGCAATCTGGGCACATAAACGATTGGAAACTATTGACGGACTTGTTGATCCTTCACAAAAATTCATTCAGCAGCTTAATAAAATTTTTAGTAAAGAGGCAGTAGATTTATATTTTGTCCAGGAGAGAGTAGAGGCAGCTTATGATTATTTTTTCAAACCAATGGATAAACTGGTTTCGGATCTTTTGAGTAAAATGGCTGAAATTCAGAAATTTAAAAAAGTAAAGGAATTTTACGAAGAACTTGCTTTTCTGGATGATTTACAAACTAAAGCTGTTTTGCGTTTGATGAAAGCAAAATTACTGATTGAAATTGTCGTTTCCCGTGAAACAATCTGTAAAGAAAAATTGACTTCTCCTGCTATTAAGAACTATAAATCAGATAAAGTTTCGAAAATTCGTGAAGAGCATAAAATGACCAATACCGACATTTTTCAGGTTGATGAACCCGTTATCAGGTATTCTGCTAAAAAAGTGGATAAAACAGCTCAAAAAGGACCTAAAAAGACCACTGTTGAAGAGACGCACGATCTTTGGTTAGAAAAAAATTCTGTTGAGGATATTGCACGTATCAGAAAACTCACTGTACAAACGGTAGAAATGCATCTTATAAAATTAATTCAGGCCAGGAAAGTGGATATTACTGAGGTACTTTCAGATGATAAAATTTTAGCGCTTCGCGATGCTTTTGAGTTTTATCAGGAAGAATCGCTGAATGGTTTGAAAGAAAAACATGGAGAGGAATTTACTTGGGATGAACTTAAAATGTTCAAGGCCAGTATAAATTGA
- the mnmG gene encoding tRNA uridine-5-carboxymethylaminomethyl(34) synthesis enzyme MnmG: MFLEEYDVIVVGAGHAGSEAAAAAANLGSKTLLVTMSLQNIAQMSCNPAMGGIAKGQIVREIDALGGYSGIVSDRTAIQFKMLNKSKGPAMWSPRVQSDRMRFAEEWRMMLEGTPNLDFYQEMVKGLIIENGKIKGIRTSLGIEIRSKSVVLTNGTFLNGLIHIGDKQFGGGRAGESAATGITEDLVLAGFEAGRMKTGTPPRVDGRSLDYSKMNEEKGDAKPDKFSYSDLTTPLTHQRSCHMTYTSLDVHDILRSGFDRSPMFNGRIKSIGPRYCPSIEDKINRFADKERHQLFVEPEGWNTCEVYVNGFSTSLPEDIQFKALRTVVGFENVKFFRPGYAIEYDYFPPTQLKHTLETKLVEGLYFAGQINGTTGYEEAASQGLMAGINAHLKVHEKAPLILKRDEAYIGVLIDDLITKGTEEPYRMFTSRAEYRTLLRQDNADFRLTPMSHEIGLASEARLRRMEKKLNESEKMVAFFKETSVSVAETNPILEAKETAPITQGDKMFKVFSRPQIDLEDMLKFEKVKAYVEENDLDKEILEQAEIQVKYSGYIEKERNNADKLTRLEEVKIPENFDYNKIKSMSIEAKQKLSKIRPVTISQASRISGVSPSDISVLLIYMGR, from the coding sequence ATGTTTTTAGAAGAATACGATGTTATTGTGGTTGGAGCTGGGCATGCCGGTTCAGAGGCCGCAGCAGCGGCCGCAAATTTGGGATCCAAAACTTTGTTGGTTACAATGAGTTTGCAGAACATTGCTCAGATGTCTTGTAACCCTGCAATGGGAGGAATCGCAAAAGGACAGATTGTTCGTGAGATTGATGCGCTTGGAGGTTATTCTGGAATTGTTTCAGATAGAACAGCAATTCAATTTAAGATGTTGAACAAATCAAAAGGTCCTGCAATGTGGTCGCCAAGAGTTCAAAGTGATCGAATGCGTTTTGCCGAAGAATGGAGAATGATGTTGGAGGGAACTCCAAATTTGGATTTCTATCAGGAAATGGTAAAGGGTTTGATTATTGAGAACGGGAAGATAAAAGGAATTAGAACTTCGCTCGGAATTGAAATTCGATCGAAATCTGTTGTTTTGACAAACGGTACTTTTTTAAATGGTTTGATTCATATTGGAGACAAACAATTTGGTGGAGGAAGAGCTGGCGAAAGTGCTGCAACAGGAATTACCGAAGATTTAGTTTTGGCAGGTTTTGAAGCCGGAAGAATGAAAACAGGAACACCACCACGAGTTGACGGACGTTCTTTGGATTATTCTAAAATGAACGAAGAAAAGGGAGATGCAAAACCGGATAAGTTTTCTTATTCTGATTTGACAACTCCTTTAACGCATCAAAGATCTTGTCACATGACTTATACGTCATTGGATGTTCATGATATTTTGAGATCTGGTTTTGACCGTTCGCCAATGTTCAACGGTCGCATTAAAAGTATTGGTCCAAGATACTGTCCTTCGATAGAAGATAAGATTAATCGTTTTGCTGATAAAGAGCGTCACCAATTATTTGTTGAACCGGAAGGTTGGAATACTTGTGAAGTTTACGTAAACGGATTTTCAACTTCTCTTCCGGAGGATATTCAGTTTAAAGCATTGCGTACTGTTGTCGGTTTTGAGAATGTGAAATTCTTTCGTCCGGGTTATGCAATCGAATATGATTATTTCCCACCGACACAATTAAAACATACTTTGGAAACAAAGCTTGTTGAAGGTTTATATTTTGCCGGACAAATTAACGGAACAACAGGTTACGAAGAAGCAGCATCTCAAGGTTTGATGGCAGGAATAAATGCGCATTTAAAAGTGCATGAAAAAGCACCATTAATTTTAAAACGCGATGAAGCTTATATTGGAGTTTTGATCGACGACTTGATTACGAAAGGAACAGAGGAACCTTATCGTATGTTTACATCAAGAGCAGAATATAGAACATTGTTGCGACAAGATAATGCCGATTTCAGATTGACACCAATGTCGCATGAAATTGGTCTTGCTTCTGAAGCTCGTTTGCGAAGAATGGAAAAGAAATTAAATGAGTCTGAAAAGATGGTTGCATTCTTTAAAGAAACAAGTGTTTCGGTTGCAGAAACCAATCCTATTTTAGAAGCAAAAGAAACTGCTCCAATTACGCAAGGGGATAAAATGTTTAAAGTTTTCTCTCGTCCGCAGATTGATTTGGAGGATATGTTGAAATTTGAAAAAGTGAAAGCATATGTTGAAGAAAATGATTTGGATAAAGAAATTTTAGAGCAGGCCGAAATCCAGGTTAAATATTCCGGTTATATCGAAAAGGAAAGAAATAACGCTGACAAATTAACTCGTTTAGAAGAAGTGAAGATTCCGGAGAATTTCGATTATAATAAGATTAAATCGATGTCAATTGAAGCGAAACAAAAATTAAGTAAAATTCGCCCAGTTACAATTTCGCAGGCGTCAAGAATAAGCGGTGTATCACCAAGTGATATTTCCGTGCTTTTGATTTATATGGGAAGATAA
- the dprA gene encoding DNA-processing protein DprA has product MSDQELYYLLALLKVDGVGDIMAKKLLTYFENAESVFKAKASQVAAIDGVGSVLLKNLKDKTIFEKARQELEFIKSEGLKVFFFQDKNYPDRLKHCIDSPVLIFSSGNIDLKNRKIISIVGTRQITSYGAEFCRNLIEDLAPLNPVIVSGFAYGVDIVAHQLAIENNLQTIGVLAHGLNQIYPKTHKKYVAKMEENGGFITEFWSSSNPDKENFVRRNRIVAGMSEATIVIESADKGGSLITANLANDYNRDVFAVPGRVTDRYSQGCNDLIKTQKANALTSAADLIYVLNWDINNKPKPIQKQLFIELETDEQKIYDFLLKNGKEMLDIIALECNLPVFRISGILVNMELKGVIRPLPGKIFEAV; this is encoded by the coding sequence ATGTCAGATCAGGAATTGTATTACTTATTAGCCTTACTTAAAGTGGATGGAGTTGGAGATATTATGGCTAAAAAATTGCTAACTTATTTTGAAAATGCAGAATCAGTTTTTAAGGCAAAGGCAAGTCAAGTAGCTGCTATAGATGGAGTTGGTTCTGTGTTGTTAAAGAATTTAAAAGATAAAACTATTTTTGAAAAAGCCAGACAGGAACTGGAATTTATTAAATCTGAGGGTCTAAAAGTTTTCTTTTTTCAGGATAAAAATTATCCGGATCGGCTTAAACATTGTATAGATTCGCCAGTTTTGATTTTTTCTTCGGGAAATATCGATTTGAAAAATAGAAAGATTATTAGTATAGTAGGGACGAGGCAAATAACATCGTATGGAGCTGAGTTTTGTCGAAATCTTATTGAAGATCTGGCTCCACTTAATCCGGTTATTGTAAGTGGTTTTGCCTATGGAGTTGATATTGTTGCACATCAATTGGCAATAGAAAACAATTTACAAACGATTGGTGTTTTGGCGCATGGTCTAAATCAGATATATCCTAAAACACACAAAAAGTATGTTGCAAAGATGGAAGAAAATGGTGGTTTTATTACTGAATTTTGGAGTTCCTCAAACCCGGATAAAGAAAATTTTGTTCGACGAAATCGTATTGTTGCGGGAATGAGCGAAGCTACAATTGTAATAGAATCTGCAGATAAGGGAGGATCTCTTATTACAGCCAATTTAGCCAATGACTATAATCGGGATGTATTTGCTGTTCCTGGGCGGGTTACAGATCGATACAGTCAGGGTTGTAATGATTTAATTAAAACGCAAAAAGCAAATGCTTTAACAAGCGCCGCAGATCTGATTTATGTTTTAAACTGGGATATTAATAATAAGCCAAAGCCTATTCAGAAGCAACTTTTTATTGAACTTGAAACTGACGAACAAAAGATTTATGATTTTCTTTTAAAAAACGGTAAAGAGATGCTGGATATCATAGCGCTAGAATGTAATTTACCCGTTTTTAGAATCTCCGGAATACTTGTAAATATGGAACTTAAGGGTGTAATTAGGCCTTTGCCGGGCAAAATATTCGAAGCTGTCTAA
- the ybeY gene encoding rRNA maturation RNase YbeY — protein sequence MINFNYETDFNLDNEEAFSDWLSAVIVSENKSEGEINYIFCDDEYLHKINVEYLDHDTLTDIISFDYTVGNQLNGDIFVSIERVEDNAKDFNVSFDEELKRVLAHGILHYCGYKDKSDADADLMRSKEDEKIAMFHVEQ from the coding sequence ATGATCAATTTTAATTACGAAACAGATTTTAATTTAGATAACGAAGAAGCCTTTTCTGATTGGTTGAGTGCTGTGATAGTTTCTGAAAACAAAAGCGAAGGAGAAATAAATTACATTTTTTGTGATGATGAATATCTTCATAAGATTAATGTAGAGTATCTGGATCACGACACATTAACAGATATTATCAGTTTTGATTATACAGTTGGAAACCAATTAAACGGAGATATTTTTGTTTCGATTGAAAGAGTAGAGGATAACGCAAAGGATTTTAATGTTTCTTTTGATGAAGAACTAAAGCGTGTTTTAGCCCATGGTATATTACATTACTGTGGATACAAAGATAAATCAGATGCTGATGCAGATTTAATGCGTTCTAAAGAAGATGAAAAAATCGCAATGTTTCACGTGGAACAGTAA
- a CDS encoding OmpH family outer membrane protein, with translation MKKALVIIALSISVVSCNKATEVKEVKTAYVDTSVLMKEYTEAKDLEAKYKAQAEEKGRQLQAEITRFKQDAANFQSQAQANGQQWAQQRGAELQKREQQLGYAQQALSQQLQQESGTEMDSLVSGVKKFIKEYGKKNGYAYIYGTGDAATILYAEDKFDITKDIIKALNEKYQATPKTDAKPAVKEEAKK, from the coding sequence ATGAAAAAAGCATTAGTAATTATCGCACTTTCAATTTCGGTTGTTTCGTGTAATAAAGCAACAGAAGTTAAGGAAGTAAAAACAGCTTACGTAGATACTTCGGTTTTAATGAAAGAGTACACCGAAGCAAAGGACCTTGAAGCTAAATATAAAGCTCAAGCTGAGGAAAAAGGAAGACAACTGCAAGCTGAAATTACTCGTTTTAAACAAGACGCTGCTAATTTTCAAAGCCAGGCGCAGGCAAATGGTCAGCAATGGGCACAACAAAGAGGTGCTGAGTTACAAAAAAGAGAGCAACAATTAGGGTACGCTCAACAAGCTTTATCTCAGCAATTACAACAAGAAAGTGGTACAGAAATGGATTCTCTTGTAAGTGGAGTTAAAAAATTCATTAAAGAATACGGTAAGAAAAACGGTTACGCTTACATTTATGGAACTGGTGATGCTGCAACGATTTTGTATGCAGAAGACAAATTTGATATTACAAAGGATATCATTAAAGCCTTGAATGAAAAATACCAGGCTACTCCAAAAACAGATGCTAAACCAGCTGTAAAAGAGGAAGCTAAAAAATAA
- a CDS encoding GNAT family N-acetyltransferase has translation MKIIQKEILSAEEKEVLRELWNKEYSVRLFCRTTEDFEFYLSGLLNINHYLLVDDSNKINGWIYTFLREEEIWFGLILDHKIQGKGFGSVLLNEIKSKNTSLNGWVSDRENEIKQDGTFYKSPMQFYLKNGFTIIPEIRIENEKLSAVKINWKQ, from the coding sequence ATGAAGATCATCCAAAAAGAGATATTATCTGCAGAAGAAAAAGAAGTTTTGCGAGAACTTTGGAATAAAGAATATTCAGTAAGATTGTTTTGTAGAACAACTGAAGACTTTGAATTTTATTTAAGCGGACTCTTAAATATTAATCATTATTTATTGGTTGATGATTCAAATAAAATTAATGGTTGGATTTATACTTTTTTGAGAGAAGAAGAAATTTGGTTTGGATTAATTCTGGATCATAAAATTCAAGGCAAAGGATTTGGTTCTGTTTTGCTGAATGAAATAAAAAGTAAAAATACAAGTTTGAATGGGTGGGTAAGTGATCGTGAAAATGAGATAAAGCAAGATGGGACATTTTATAAATCTCCTATGCAGTTTTATCTTAAAAATGGTTTTACCATTATTCCCGAAATAAGAATTGAAAACGAAAAATTGTCGGCCGTAAAAATAAATTGGAAGCAATAA
- a CDS encoding class I SAM-dependent methyltransferase has translation MDVLNKKHFLTVKDHSVSKEIFELYYDENLDMLITSPQPDLENLGRYYESEDYISHTDNKRSLFEKAYHFVKNIALKNKLSLINSEQTQKGKILDIGAGTGDFLLTAKNNGWETVGVEPSERAKNIAKEKGISFVEEISQLENNSFDVITMWHVLEHVPNLEFQIQELKRLLKPTGTLIVAVPNFKSFDAKHYGEFWAAFDVPIHFWHFSKKAIQSLFEKVDMKLEKVLPMKFDSFYVSLLSEKYKSGKMNFINAFFIGLRSNLKAASTKEYSSHIYVLKNK, from the coding sequence ATGGACGTTTTAAACAAAAAACATTTTCTGACTGTAAAAGACCATTCAGTTTCTAAAGAAATTTTCGAATTGTATTATGATGAAAATCTGGATATGCTAATTACATCTCCACAACCGGATTTAGAAAATCTTGGCAGATATTATGAAAGTGAAGATTATATTTCGCATACAGATAACAAACGTTCATTGTTTGAAAAAGCATATCACTTTGTAAAAAATATTGCTTTAAAAAATAAACTGAGTTTGATTAATTCAGAACAAACTCAAAAAGGTAAAATTTTAGACATTGGTGCCGGAACTGGAGATTTTTTATTAACGGCAAAAAATAACGGTTGGGAAACTGTCGGAGTAGAACCAAGCGAAAGAGCAAAAAATATTGCAAAAGAAAAAGGAATTTCATTTGTTGAAGAAATCAGCCAACTTGAAAATAATTCTTTTGACGTAATTACCATGTGGCACGTTTTGGAACACGTTCCAAATTTAGAATTTCAAATTCAGGAATTGAAGCGTTTATTAAAGCCAACTGGAACATTAATTGTTGCGGTTCCAAATTTTAAATCTTTTGATGCAAAACATTACGGAGAATTTTGGGCAGCTTTTGATGTGCCAATTCATTTTTGGCATTTTTCAAAAAAAGCGATTCAATCCCTTTTTGAAAAAGTTGATATGAAACTCGAAAAAGTATTACCAATGAAATTTGATTCGTTTTATGTTAGTTTATTATCCGAAAAATATAAAAGCGGAAAAATGAATTTCATTAACGCATTTTTCATTGGTTTAAGATCAAATTTAAAAGCTGCAAGTACAAAAGAGTATTCGTCGCACATTTATGTCTTAAAAAACAAGTAA
- the trpS gene encoding tryptophan--tRNA ligase encodes MAKILTGVQSTGTPHLGNLLGAIIPAIELSNNPANESFLFIADLHSITQIKDGKTLRENTYSTAAAWLACGLNPEKVTFYRQSDVTQTAELTWYLSCFFPFQRLTLAHSFKDKADRLDDVNAGLFTYPMLMAADILLYDAEFVPVGKDQLQHLEITRDVASRFNHQMGEIFVIPEAKIQDDSMLIPGTNGGKMSKSANNIINIFLDDKTLRKQVMSIETDSTPLEDPKNPDTCNAFAIYSLMANETQLAEMRANYLGGNYGYGHAKQALFELITEKFKTEREKYHYYINNLEEVDALLKKGAAKASVIADGVLAKVRTVLGFEK; translated from the coding sequence ATGGCAAAAATACTTACTGGCGTTCAGAGTACTGGAACGCCTCACTTAGGAAATCTATTGGGAGCTATCATCCCGGCAATTGAGTTATCGAATAATCCGGCAAATGAATCATTTTTATTTATTGCAGATTTACATTCAATTACTCAAATTAAAGATGGTAAAACATTAAGAGAAAACACGTACAGTACCGCTGCTGCTTGGTTGGCTTGTGGTCTAAATCCTGAAAAAGTTACTTTTTACAGACAATCTGATGTTACTCAAACTGCTGAACTAACCTGGTATTTAAGCTGTTTTTTTCCTTTTCAACGTTTAACTTTGGCGCATTCTTTTAAAGATAAAGCAGATCGTTTAGACGATGTTAATGCAGGACTTTTTACTTATCCAATGTTAATGGCGGCTGATATTTTACTTTATGATGCAGAATTCGTTCCTGTTGGAAAAGATCAGTTGCAACACTTAGAGATTACTCGTGATGTTGCTTCAAGATTTAACCATCAAATGGGAGAAATTTTTGTAATTCCTGAAGCTAAAATTCAGGATGACAGCATGCTGATTCCGGGAACAAACGGTGGAAAAATGAGTAAATCTGCGAACAACATTATCAATATTTTCCTTGATGATAAAACGCTTCGCAAGCAGGTAATGAGCATTGAAACGGACAGCACACCGCTTGAAGATCCAAAAAATCCGGATACTTGTAATGCTTTTGCTATTTATTCTTTGATGGCAAACGAAACTCAGCTTGCTGAAATGAGAGCCAATTATCTAGGTGGAAATTATGGTTATGGTCATGCAAAACAAGCTCTTTTTGAATTAATTACAGAAAAATTTAAAACAGAAAGAGAGAAGTATCATTACTACATAAACAATCTCGAAGAAGTAGATGCTTTACTAAAAAAAGGCGCTGCAAAAGCATCAGTTATTGCTGATGGTGTCTTAGCAAAAGTTCGAACCGTTTTGGGATTTGAAAAATAA
- a CDS encoding SPOR domain-containing protein produces the protein MYQNQINTKTLIVESAVQKKVQNKIQEATFFIQNPLPAVTLSVDSAKVAIEETKVMSYHIMAGAYRSEQNARKAYNQLIKDGYEARMLPENKHGLFPVLYGSYATMQEAQKAQKEIQRGENPEAWILVENL, from the coding sequence TTGTACCAAAATCAAATCAACACTAAAACTTTAATTGTAGAAAGTGCGGTTCAGAAAAAAGTACAGAATAAAATTCAGGAAGCAACTTTCTTTATACAGAACCCATTACCCGCTGTAACATTGTCAGTAGATTCTGCAAAAGTAGCCATTGAAGAAACCAAAGTAATGTCTTACCACATTATGGCGGGCGCATACAGAAGCGAACAAAATGCTAGAAAAGCCTATAACCAATTGATCAAAGATGGTTATGAAGCCCGAATGCTGCCAGAAAACAAACATGGATTATTTCCTGTTTTATATGGCAGTTATGCAACAATGCAAGAAGCTCAAAAAGCACAAAAAGAAATACAGAGAGGCGAAAATCCTGAGGCCTGGATTCTAGTTGAAAATTTATAA